The following coding sequences are from one Culex quinquefasciatus strain JHB chromosome 1, VPISU_Cqui_1.0_pri_paternal, whole genome shotgun sequence window:
- the LOC6037497 gene encoding cytochrome P450 6A1, with the protein MSLLNTLLYLVLPAAALIYLFVRRKLSYWADRNVPHAPGSFPMGSLQGMGTKYHMSHILERIYQQFKNESPAVGFYLTMKPTLMVTDLELVKQVLVKDFNSFRDRGVYYNEKDDPVSAHLFAIDGEKWRFLRNKLSPTFTSGKIKYMFNTMQEIGDEFVECFGRYEEREEAVDVKTLCGWFTCDVIGSCAFGLNCNSLKNEESELITIANRLFKPSPIDAMWQFFFMSFRDLSAKLRLLILPRDIAKYFMTLIPETVTYREQNNVTRPDFLQLLIELKNKGTVDGAEQESSGETLTMNQVVAQSFVFMLGGFETTSTALTFALFELANNPEIQEKVRVEVSSVLTRHDGKITYDALKEMTYLEQVVNETLRMYPPVPFVARNSNHSYHITNPDVTLDADTMVLVPVYAIHYDPDIYQNPTRFDPDRFTPEAIQARHTHAFLPFGDGPRNCIGLRFALLEVKFGIAVLLNKFRFSTSAKMILPLELDISAPMMAAKGGVWLDVNKINSKE; encoded by the exons ATGTCTCTGCTGAACACGCTGCTCTACTTGGTGCTGCCAGCCGCAGCGCTGATTTATCTTTTCGTGCGGCGCAAATTATCGTACTGGGCGGATCGAAATGTTCCGCACGCACCGGGAAGCTTCCCGATGGGATCGTTGCAGGGCATGGGCACCAAGTATCACATGAGTCACATCTTGGAGAGAATATATCAGCAGTTCAAGAACGAAAGTCCGGCAGTGGGATTCTACTTGACTATGAAGCCAACGCTGATGGTGACCGATCTGGAGCTGGTGAAGCAAGTTTTAGTGAAGGATTTCAACAGTTTTAGGGATCGTGGGGTTTATTACAATGAGAAAGATGATCCGGTGTCGGCGCATCTATTTGCGATCGACGGTGAAAAGTGGCGCTTTTTGAGGAACAAGTTGAGTCCGACGTTCACCTCGGGGAAGATCAAGTACATGTTCAATACGATGCAGGAGATTGGTGACGAGTTTGTGGAGTGCTTTGGTAGGTACGAAGAACGGGAAGAAGCCGTTGATGTGAAAACATTGTGCGGATGGTTCACCTGTGACGTAATTGGATCTTGCGCATTTGGCCTCAACTGCAACTCTCTGAAGAATGAAGAATCGGAATTGATTACCATCGCCAATAGGTTGTTCAAGCCATCTCCGATCGATGCCATGTGGCAGTTTTTCTTCATGAGTTTCCGAGACCTTTCTGCAAAATTAAGATTGCTGATACTACCACGAGATATCGCGAAATACTTCATGACGCTGATTCCCGAGACTGTTACGTACCGTGAGCAAAACAACGTGACCCGTCCGGATTTTCTGCAGCTGCTGATCGAGCTGAAGAACAAGGGAACCGTAGACGGTGCCGAGCAGGAGTCTTCGGGCGAAACCTTGACCATGAACCAGGTTGTGGCGCAGTCGTTTGTGTTTATGCTTGGTGGATTTGAAACTACCTCAACCGCACTAACGTTCGCCCTGTTTGAACTGGCCAACAATCCGGAGATTCAGGAAAAGGTTCGGGTTGAAGTCAGCTCTGTTTTGACGCGGCATGACGGGAAAATCACTTATGATGCACTCAAGGAAATGACCTACCTGGAACAGGTCGTCAACG AAACTCTTCGTATGTACCCACCAGTTCCTTTCGTAGCTCGCAACTCAAACCACTCGTACCATATAACCAATCCTGATGTCACCCTCGACGCAGACACCATGGTACTGGTCCCCGTGTACGCAATTCACTACGATCCGGACATTTACCAGAATCCAACCCGCTTCGATCCGGATCGTTTTACGCCGGAAGCGATCCAAGCTCGTCACACCCATGCCTTCCTACCCTTTGGAGACGGTCCCCGGAATTGCATCGGGCTGCGGTTCGCCCTGCTGGAGGTCAAGTTCGGAATCGCTGTACTTTTGAACAAGTTCCGCTTCTCAACCAGCGCAAAGATGATCCTCCCACTGGAGTTGGACATCTCGGCACCAATGATGGCGGCCAAAGGAGGGGTGTGGTTGGACGTGAACAAAATCAACTCCAAAGAGTGA